The Psychrobacter sp. P11G3 genomic interval GGCGGCGCGGCCAGTTACTATCCATGCGATCTGACCAATATGGATGAGATTGAAAAAACCAGTGAAAAGATTTTGGCTGACTTTAAGCATGTCGATGTACTAGTCAACAATGCGGGTCGTTCGATTCGCCGCTCAGTGCATGAGTCGGTCAACCGTTTTCATGACTTTGAACGTACCATGGAGATTAATTATTTTGGCGCGGTCAAAATCATCCTTGGTTTCTTGCCAACGATGATTGGTCGCCAAACTGGTCAAATCGTGAATATCTCATCAATTGGGGTATTGGCAAATAGTCCGCGCTTTTCAGCGTATGTCGCGTCAAAAGCTGCCTTAGATGCATTTAGTCGCTGTTTGGCTGCTGAAGTCAAAGGCGATAACATCAAAGTGACCAATATATTTATGCCACTTGTGCGTACCCCGATGATTGCGCCAACCAAGCTATATCGCTATATGCCAGCATTGATGCCTGACGAAGCAGCGATGATGGTCGCAAAAGCCATCGTTCATAAGCCAAATAGCATCGCTAGTAATATGGGTAAATTTGCATCGGCGACTTATTCACTGGTACCAGCCTTTAACGTTGGCGTCCAGTCCATTGGCTATCGCATTTTCCCAAGTTCGACTGCTGCGCAAACGACTGATAGCAAGCCTAACCTTGCTCAGCGTGCCTTTGCCAAAATTCTTCCTGGTGAGCATCACTAGAATCGATGTGTTATCAGGCTCGAATTTGAATAAAAAGGATACTACGGTATCCTTTTTTTATGTCTCAAATACTCTTAAGCATTATAAGAACCTTCTTCGCCACCAGTATGTGAAAGGCTTAATTATGCGATAAATAAATACTCAAAACTTCCGCTGTTAAATTTTCTTTATATATCTAAGTTTTAGTAAGATGAATAAAATTCATCTTATGTTTAAATTGTATCGTTTTTATTCATGTTTAGATTTCGGTATGATTCACCTCATACACAGATTTGGTTTTATCTCAGATAAATAAGGTAGTGGACCACCATGAGTAAAGAATTCAATTGTTCAATTAAGCACATTCGTTTTGACGAAAACTATCAGCCTGCAGATAGCACGCGTTTGACGACTAACTTTGCAAATTTGGCACGCGGCGAGCACCGCCAAGAGAACTTACGCAAAACGTTAACCATGATCAATAATCGATTCAATGCATTGGCGCATTGGGATAATCTGACAGCAGATCGTTATTCTGTTGAAGTTGATATCATCTCTGTCGATCTAGATGTTAAAGGCAATGGTCAGACGTTTCCTATTATCGAAACGCTAAAAACAACGATTGTGGATCATAAAGAAAGCAAGCGTATCGACGGTATGGTTGGCAACAGTTTCTCATCTTATGTGCGTGATTATGACTTTAGTATTGTGTTACCAGAGCATCGCGACAAAAACCTAGCATCCATAACGCCAGATAATTTTGGTGAGTTACATGGCAAGTTGTTTCAATACTTATTGAACTCAGAGGCTTACAACGCTCATTTTCACAAAAAACCTGTGATTTGCCTGAGCGTGTCAACCAGCAAGACTTACTACCGTACTGTCAATCAGCATCCTGTATTGGGCATTGAATACAAGCAAGATGAATACTCGTTGACCGACGACTATTTTCATAAAATGGGCTTAACGGTACGTTATTTTAAACCTGAAGGAAGCGCCGCGCCATTAGCATTTTATTTTGCAGGGGACTTGCTCAGTGATTACACCGATCTTGAGCTTATCAGCGCGATAAGTACTATGGAGACCTTTCAGAAGATCTACCGTCCTGAGATTTACAATGCTAACTCAAGCGCTGGACAAGTGTATCAACCTAGCCTGAATTACCAAGACTATTCATTGACGCAAGTAGTCTATGACCGCGCCGAACGTAGTCAGATGGCAGTAACCCAAGGCAGATTTACTGAGACACACTTTATCAAGCCGTATCAAACCATCCTTGAGGAATGGGCTGCAAGCTATGATGTAACAGGCGAGACTGCTCAAAAAGAAGCTGCTGATAAAGAAACGGCTAGGAAGCAAGCCGCTTAACTGAGCATCACTCATCAACATAATAAAAAATAAATTAATTAGAAGATAAATCGTATGAAACTACTATTACCGACGTCTACCGCTGGCAGCTTACCAAAACCTTCTTGGCTAGCAGAACCCGAGAAAATTTGGTCACCTTGGGTGTTAGAGGGCGAGCAGTTGCTTGAAGCCAAGCAAGATGCACTGCGTGTATCATTGCAAGAGCAGCAGCATGCAGGGATTGATATTGTCAGTGATGGCGAGCAGACCCGTCAGCATTTTGTGACTACGTTCATCGAACACCTTGATGGTGTCGACTTTGAGAAGCGTGAGACGGTCAAAATTCGTAATCGCTATGATGCGAGCGTGCCATCAGTCGTTGGTGCGGTAAGTCGTCCAAAGTCTGTGTTCGTTGATGATGCCAAGTTTTTGCGTCAGCAAACCGATCAGCCAATCAAATGGGCGTTGCCAGGGCCGATGACGATGATTGATACGTTATATGACGGTCATTATAAAAGCCGTGAAAAATTGGCTTGGGAATTTGCTAAAATCCTGAATCAAGAAGCAAAAGAATTAGAAGCGGCTGGTGTCGATATTATCCAGTTTGATGAGCCCGCATTTAATGTGTTCTTTGATGATGTAAACGACTGGGGTATTGCAACTTTAGAGCGTGCCATTGAAGGTCTAAAGTGTGAGACAGCTGTTCATATTTGCTACGGCTATGGCATCAAAGCCAATACCGATTGGAAAAAGACACTGGGCTCAGAGTGGCGCGAATACGAAAAGGCATTCCCTAAACTGCAACAGTCGAAAATCGATATCATCTCACTGGAGTGTCAAAACTCACGTGTACCTATGGATCTGATTGAATTGATTCGCGGTAAAAAGGTGATGGTCGGTGCCATTGATGTGGCAACCAACACTATCGAGACACCAGAAGAGGTGGCAGATACGCTACGCAAAGCGCTACAATTTGTCGATGCTGATAAGCTGTATCCTGCGACCAACTGCGGCATGGCACCTTTGTCTCGCCAAGTCGCACGTGGTAAGCTCGCAGCCTTAAGCGCTGGTGCTCAAATCGTTCGTCAAGAACTGACTGCTTAGAGTTTAGCCGTTTAGGAAATTCTATTTAAAGAATTCCCCTTGCAAAACTAAAATTGAAGCACAATTTTTTAACGTTATTTTTTAACGTTTCTCAGGATGGAAGCCATGATTAAAGATAGGATTGACGCGACCGACTTTAGAGATGCCATGTCTTTGCTAACGACTGCGGTCAATGTGGTAACCACATCAGGCGCGACGGGCATGCATGGGTTTACAGCATCGGCAGTATGTAGTGTCACAGACACACCGCCGACTTTGCTTGTCTGTATGAATCAAACGTCTCGGTCACATGGCTACTTTCTGGAAAATAAGATTTTAAGTGTCAATGTGTTAGGCGCGCAACATGAGCAGCTGTCCAATGCTTTTGCCTCTAAATTGTGTTCAGAAGAACGGTTTGAATATGGTTCTTGGACACAATTACAAACAGGCGCTCCTGTGTTAGAAGATGCTTTAGTCAGCTTTGATTGTGAGATTGAACAAATTCAACAAGTCGGCACGCATAGCGTCTTTATGTGCCGCGTTGTCGCCATCAATCAGGCTGAACCACAAGGCGGAACTGATGAAGGGTTGGTTTACTTTAACCGTGCCTATTCTAGAGTTGGGCAAGTAGAGCTTATTTAATCTAATATCTACAATCCAACACCGAAGCCTATGGACTATTGCTCATGCAATATTGAGCAGTCGTTTAACTATAACTATCATCTCATTAAATCTAAATAAGAAGTAACTATCCTGTGGAATTAATAACTTTTTTAATAATAGGGGCGCTAGCAGGATTTGCTGCGGGGCTATTTGGAGTAGGCGGTGGCACTATTATCGTACCACTGCTATTTATTGTCTTTACGCAAATGGGTTACAGTCCTGACAGTATCATGCACTTGGCCTTGGGTACTTCACTGGCGACTATTATCGTTACATCCATAAGCTCGCTCATGGCGCATAACAAAAAGGGCGCGGTCATGTGGCCTGTCTTTAAAAATCTGACGCCAGGTTTAGTAATAGGCTGTTTTTTAGGGGCGGGTATCGCAGGACAGATATCTGGGTTGTATCTTCAGTTGATTGTTGGTGTGTTTTTGCTTTGGGTCGCTTATAAAATGTTTATGGGTGGCAAAAAGAAAGCAAATAACGAAGCTGGCAATGTCCATATAGCTTTGCCTTCAAAACCTAAGCAACTAGCAGCAGGAGCTGGTATCGGTATCGCTTCTGCTATTTTTGGGATTGGCGGTGGTAGCTTAACCGTACCTTATCTCACACGTTACTGTGTGGTTATGCAAAAAGCAGTTGGAACCTCAGCCGCATGTGGATTGCCTATCGCCATTGCAGGCGCGCTAGGATTTATGTTCTTTGGCATGCAGGCGCAAGTCGACGTGCCCAATACGATTGGCTTTGTCCATATCTATGCTTTTTTGGGCATTAGTATCATGAGCTTTTTCACCGCCAAGCTAGGCGCGAAAGTCGCTCATGCATTATCGCCACAGTTGCTGAAAAAATGCTTTGCAGTACTGTTAACCGTCGTAGGCTGTTACTTCTTATATAAAGGATTGCTTTAAGTAGTTTTAGACTAGTGGACGCTGTGAAAAGATTCAAGGGCAGTTTTTCAGTTAGCATGCTGACTAGCTACATTCTTAAATTATAGCTAGCCAGTATGCAGTTTTATAGAAGGTATGTTGATTCAGTCCTTTATTTAGCTAAATCACTTAACCAAATACTCGCCATAATATCCAAAATATTCCTATCATCAAGACAGCAATCACGAGCAATCGTTTTAGCCAATAAGGCAGTAGAGGTTTCTTGTAGCCTAAGTCATTCAACTGACTATCGACGCCATCTTGCAGCCCCTTAAACCCTTGACTTTGTTTGGTCGTTTTAACACGGTTTTTTACCAATGGTCCAGGCTCTTCTTCCTCTTGCTCTCTATCAAAGCTAATGGCTTGATTTGGAATGCCTTGTTTACTAGCGATAGTATTGAGCTTCTGTTGTTGCTTTACTTTCAGCTGGGTCTCATAAGCATCAATTCTACTTTTGGCTTCATCCATACTGATGTTTTCGTCTGCCGCCAAAGTTTTAATAGCCATTACTAGGTTGTTTTTTTCGACCATCATAATGACGTCTTTTGGCAACTTGGTATTGACCGGTTTTGCGCTAGGGTCGGGGTTAAACATGACTGTCCTTATTACGGCGTATAAGTGCGAATGAGTTATATGCTCATTATAACCATGTTAGATAAGCAATGTTCAAGCAAAAAAATACCGCGGCCACCATGGTGACTGCGGTATTTTATTATTTATCGTTATCGGCATTTTTGCCAATATTCGATAATTATAGATCTTTCCAACGTTGGATAGACTCTTTGATAACTTCTTTCGCTTCTGCGACATCGCCCCAAGATTCAACAACCGTCGTACCAGCTTTTTTCAGGTCTTTATAATGACTGAAATGGAACTCTAATTGGTTGATCAACTGCTTTGGTAGGTCTTCTAAGCTGTTGTAAGCATTGCCCGTGTCACGGTCATCAGCAGGGACAACAACGATTTTGTCATCTACTTCGCCATCATCAACAAACTTCATCACACCGATAACTTTTGCTTTTAAGAAAATACCAGTCGGTAGTGGCTGCTCAGTCAATAGCAATACGTCAAGCTCATCGCCGTCTTCGTCAAGTGTTTGTGGGATGAAACCATAGTTACAAGGTTTGGCAAAAATCTGTGGGTCAATACGGTCAAGCTCAAATACCGCTAATTCGCGATTCCACTCAATTTTATGGCTGCTACCAGCTGGGATCTCTACTACTACGTTGATGATGCCGCCGTCTACATCGCCTGCGTCCAAAATTTTGTTAAAATCTGCCATAAAATGCTCCAATTTGCTTTTGTTTTAAATGTTTGAATAAGGGGTTGAGCTGGGGATACAGTAAGGATAGTTGCTGCGTCCGATTTGTACTGCATGCGATTATAGCAAGTTTGTACTGAATTTTCTCTTAATGCTTAAGTCTAAGCGTGCAAGATATTATGCAAAAAAAGATTATGCAAAAATGGGCTCAAAACTTACTTGGGTGCGATAGCTCGCAACTCAATCAGTCCAGCATGGCGCTTGGCGATGTTATCAATAAGTTTTTGAGTGACTGTCTCATAGCTGAATGAATCGCTCATTTTCTGTTTAGACTGGGCCTCTGGCTCTGTTTGCTCTGAATCTGTCTGCATGGCTACAAAGTCAGACAGACGCAACATTTGCATGCCGGCATAGCCACAAGGATTGATGGCGTTAAATGAAGACAGGTCACAATTTAGATTAATCGCAATACCATGGTAGCTAAAGCCATGCTTAATCTTAAAGCCTAGCGAGGCCATTTTGCCAAGCATAACCTTATTATCAAGAGAGTTGTCATTTGTAGCGGTGCTGCCATCTGTTGCAGTAGTATCTGCATATAGGTAGACACCTGGGGCATCGCGGCGTGCATGAGCACTGATATTGTCACTATTAGACGGTGAGCTACGCAAACAGTCATTGATGATGTCTTCTATCGCTTGCTCAGCATGGGAGACGAGATTGCGCACACTCCATTTGAGACTGTCCAAGTCAAACAACCAATAGAGTACTAACTGCCCATGGCCATGCCATGTCACCTGACCACCGCGATCGGTCTTGATGATAGGCGTATCAGTGCGCTGTAATATGTGCTCTTCTTTGCCTGCCTGTCCAAGCGTGTAGACATCGTTATGATCGACAATCCATAATTCATCAGGCGTACGCAGTCCTTGTTGCTTTTTTAGATCGATACGTTCGAGGGTGCGTGCCAGCATCGCATCGAGAGTAGGGACATAATCGGCCG includes:
- a CDS encoding inorganic diphosphatase, coding for MADFNKILDAGDVDGGIINVVVEIPAGSSHKIEWNRELAVFELDRIDPQIFAKPCNYGFIPQTLDEDGDELDVLLLTEQPLPTGIFLKAKVIGVMKFVDDGEVDDKIVVVPADDRDTGNAYNSLEDLPKQLINQLEFHFSHYKDLKKAGTTVVESWGDVAEAKEVIKESIQRWKDL
- a CDS encoding flavin reductase, producing the protein MIKDRIDATDFRDAMSLLTTAVNVVTTSGATGMHGFTASAVCSVTDTPPTLLVCMNQTSRSHGYFLENKILSVNVLGAQHEQLSNAFASKLCSEERFEYGSWTQLQTGAPVLEDALVSFDCEIEQIQQVGTHSVFMCRVVAINQAEPQGGTDEGLVYFNRAYSRVGQVELI
- a CDS encoding methionine synthase; translation: MKLLLPTSTAGSLPKPSWLAEPEKIWSPWVLEGEQLLEAKQDALRVSLQEQQHAGIDIVSDGEQTRQHFVTTFIEHLDGVDFEKRETVKIRNRYDASVPSVVGAVSRPKSVFVDDAKFLRQQTDQPIKWALPGPMTMIDTLYDGHYKSREKLAWEFAKILNQEAKELEAAGVDIIQFDEPAFNVFFDDVNDWGIATLERAIEGLKCETAVHICYGYGIKANTDWKKTLGSEWREYEKAFPKLQQSKIDIISLECQNSRVPMDLIELIRGKKVMVGAIDVATNTIETPEEVADTLRKALQFVDADKLYPATNCGMAPLSRQVARGKLAALSAGAQIVRQELTA
- the lipB gene encoding lipoyl(octanoyl) transferase LipB, encoding MQNDTQLLSDTLVSKSLSAADYVPTLDAMLARTLERIDLKKQQGLRTPDELWIVDHNDVYTLGQAGKEEHILQRTDTPIIKTDRGGQVTWHGHGQLVLYWLFDLDSLKWSVRNLVSHAEQAIEDIINDCLRSSPSNSDNISAHARRDAPGVYLYADTTATDGSTATNDNSLDNKVMLGKMASLGFKIKHGFSYHGIAINLNCDLSSFNAINPCGYAGMQMLRLSDFVAMQTDSEQTEPEAQSKQKMSDSFSYETVTQKLIDNIAKRHAGLIELRAIAPK
- a CDS encoding DUF1852 domain-containing protein; translated protein: MSKEFNCSIKHIRFDENYQPADSTRLTTNFANLARGEHRQENLRKTLTMINNRFNALAHWDNLTADRYSVEVDIISVDLDVKGNGQTFPIIETLKTTIVDHKESKRIDGMVGNSFSSYVRDYDFSIVLPEHRDKNLASITPDNFGELHGKLFQYLLNSEAYNAHFHKKPVICLSVSTSKTYYRTVNQHPVLGIEYKQDEYSLTDDYFHKMGLTVRYFKPEGSAAPLAFYFAGDLLSDYTDLELISAISTMETFQKIYRPEIYNANSSAGQVYQPSLNYQDYSLTQVVYDRAERSQMAVTQGRFTETHFIKPYQTILEEWAASYDVTGETAQKEAADKETARKQAA
- a CDS encoding sulfite exporter TauE/SafE family protein codes for the protein MELITFLIIGALAGFAAGLFGVGGGTIIVPLLFIVFTQMGYSPDSIMHLALGTSLATIIVTSISSLMAHNKKGAVMWPVFKNLTPGLVIGCFLGAGIAGQISGLYLQLIVGVFLLWVAYKMFMGGKKKANNEAGNVHIALPSKPKQLAAGAGIGIASAIFGIGGGSLTVPYLTRYCVVMQKAVGTSAACGLPIAIAGALGFMFFGMQAQVDVPNTIGFVHIYAFLGISIMSFFTAKLGAKVAHALSPQLLKKCFAVLLTVVGCYFLYKGLL
- a CDS encoding SDR family NAD(P)-dependent oxidoreductase translates to MANLSKKAITKAVKGKNIIITGASSGIGERTAFLLSECGAHVILLARTEDKLKMVKENIETLGGAASYYPCDLTNMDEIEKTSEKILADFKHVDVLVNNAGRSIRRSVHESVNRFHDFERTMEINYFGAVKIILGFLPTMIGRQTGQIVNISSIGVLANSPRFSAYVASKAALDAFSRCLAAEVKGDNIKVTNIFMPLVRTPMIAPTKLYRYMPALMPDEAAMMVAKAIVHKPNSIASNMGKFASATYSLVPAFNVGVQSIGYRIFPSSTAAQTTDSKPNLAQRAFAKILPGEHH